From Nocardioides sp. HDW12B, the proteins below share one genomic window:
- a CDS encoding 5-oxoprolinase subunit PxpA, translated as MDLNADLAEEVTDDRALLEVVTSANVACGYHAGHDALMREVCALAAERGVRVGAQVSYLDREGFGRRALDVAPHVLSEQVADQVGRLADAARAAGLDVVYLKPHGALYNRVVDDEEQAAAVLAGSGALPVLGLPGGRLLRLAAEAGRATYREGFPDRGYRPEADDGVARLLPRSEPGAVLDDPDAIARRAVDLASRGGIDSVCVHGDGATAVATARRVRAALEAAGHDLEGFV; from the coding sequence ATGGACCTGAACGCCGACCTGGCCGAGGAGGTGACCGACGACCGGGCGCTCCTCGAGGTCGTCACGTCCGCCAACGTCGCCTGCGGCTACCACGCCGGTCACGACGCGCTCATGCGCGAGGTGTGCGCCCTGGCCGCCGAGCGGGGCGTGCGGGTGGGCGCCCAGGTGTCCTACCTGGACCGCGAGGGCTTCGGGCGGCGGGCGCTCGACGTCGCCCCGCACGTGCTGAGCGAGCAGGTCGCCGACCAGGTGGGTCGCCTGGCCGACGCGGCGCGCGCAGCCGGGCTGGACGTCGTCTACCTCAAGCCCCACGGCGCCCTCTACAACCGCGTCGTCGACGACGAGGAGCAGGCCGCCGCGGTGCTGGCCGGGTCGGGCGCCCTGCCGGTGCTCGGGCTGCCGGGCGGCCGGCTGCTGCGGCTCGCGGCCGAGGCCGGACGGGCGACGTACCGGGAGGGGTTCCCGGACCGGGGCTACCGGCCGGAGGCCGACGACGGGGTGGCCCGCCTGCTGCCACGCTCCGAGCCCGGCGCGGTCCTGGACGACCCCGACGCGATCGCGCGCCGGGCGGTCGACCTGGCCTCCCGGGGCGGGATCGACTCGGTCTGCGTGCACGGCGACGGCGCCACCGCGGTCGCCACCGCCCGGCGCGTGCGCGCCGCGCTCGAGGCGGCCGGGCACGACCTGGAGGGGTTCGTGTGA
- the pxpB gene encoding 5-oxoprolinase subunit PxpB: protein MRWLPAGPHGLLLELGSTAEVTAAYAGLDPVCRELAGDVVPAARTIFFDDVTDLDRLRELVGGGLDRVGGPAATGDSDAGEVEVPVRYDGEDLDDVARLWEMSRDEVVATHTGTAFVVAFCGFAPGFAYCTGLPERLHVARRPSPRTRVPAGSVGLAGEFTGVYPTASPGGWQLIGVTDLTLFDVTAEPPALLAPGTRVRFTEVR from the coding sequence GTGAGGTGGTTGCCGGCCGGTCCGCACGGTCTCCTCCTCGAGCTCGGCAGCACGGCCGAGGTCACCGCTGCGTACGCCGGTCTCGACCCGGTCTGCCGGGAGCTGGCCGGCGACGTGGTGCCGGCGGCGCGCACGATCTTCTTCGACGACGTCACCGACCTCGACCGGCTGCGCGAGCTGGTGGGGGGAGGGCTCGACCGGGTGGGTGGTCCGGCCGCGACCGGCGACTCCGACGCGGGCGAGGTCGAGGTGCCCGTGCGCTACGACGGGGAGGACCTCGACGACGTGGCGCGACTGTGGGAGATGAGCCGCGACGAGGTGGTCGCCACGCACACCGGGACCGCCTTCGTCGTCGCCTTCTGCGGCTTCGCGCCGGGCTTCGCCTACTGCACCGGCCTGCCCGAGCGGCTGCACGTGGCCCGCCGGCCCTCGCCGCGCACCCGCGTGCCGGCGGGCTCCGTCGGGCTGGCCGGCGAGTTCACCGGCGTCTACCCGACCGCGTCGCCCGGAGGGTGGCAGCTCATCGGCGTCACCGACCTCACGCTGTTCGACGTCACGGCCGAGCCGCCGGCGCTGCTCGCCCCCGGCACCCGGGTCCGCTTCACGGAGGTGCGGTGA